In one window of Vanrija pseudolonga chromosome 5, complete sequence DNA:
- the YHR112C gene encoding putative trans-sulfuration enzyme, giving the protein MSPKDVSRLGLASRAVHADDGISAHRAVAPAMHVSTTFAYSSDPDALKRWDNTDPAAPHDSHGYSRYTAPNTTRLEAVLSSLLGGPALTYGSGLAAFHALLVHLNPKRIAIGDGYHGAFGVIRILTRLTGLEAVGLDELDKLRPGDVIHIETPLNPTGEARDLAFYSAKARSLGAYLTVDATFAPPPLLDPFAWGADAVVHSGTKYLGGHSDLLCGVIAVAPHTAAWYEDLKNDRYLLGGVMGSLEGWLGLRSLRTLSLRVKRQSETATALVQWLEAERLKPDSPASVVARVQHASLQPEAKQEGSWLQQQMPNGYGPVFAIWLQTPDDARRLPSKLGLFHHATSLGGVESLIEWRALSDEKIDERVLRVSVGVEDLEDLQADLLAGFEALRR; this is encoded by the exons ATGTCGCCCAAAGACGTCtcccgcctcggcctcgcctcgcgcgccgtacacgccgacgacggcatctCGGCCCACAgggccgtcgcgccggcgatgCACGTGTCCACGACGTTTGCGTACTCGTCTGACCCGGACGCGCTGAAGCGATGGGACAACACGGAC CCAGCCGCACCGCACGACTCGCACGGGTACTCGCGCTACACGGCGCCCAACACGacgcgcctcgaggccgtgctcTCTTCGCTGCTGGGCGGCCCAGCACTGACCTACGGCTCTGGCCTCGCAGCCTTCCACGCCCTCCTGGTCCACCTGAACCCGAAGCGCATCGCCATCGGAGACGGATACCACGGCGCGTTTGGGGTCATCCGCATCCTGACCCGCCTGACgggcctcgaggccgtcgggctcgacgagctcgacaagctcagACCAGGGGACGTGATCCACATCGAGACGCCGCTTAACCCTaccggcgaggcgcgcgacctcgccttCTACTCCGCCaaggcgcgctcgctcggcgcatACCTCACTGTCGACGCGACGTTTGCGCCCCCACCCCTGCTCGACCCGTTCGCGTGGGGTGCCGACGCTGTCGTGCACTCGGGCACAAAGTACCTCGGCGGCCACTCGGACTTGCTGTGcggcgtcatcgccgtcgcgccgcacaCGGCCGCGTGGTACGAGGACCTCAAGAACGACAGgtacctcctcggcggggtGATGGGGAGCCTGgagggctggctgggcctGCGGTCGCTGCGCACCCTGTCGCTCCGCGTCAAGCGGCAGAGCGAGACCGCCACCGCGCTGGTCCAGTggctcgaggcggagcggctcaagcccgactcgccggcaagtgtcgtcgcccgcgtgCAGCACGCCAGCCTGCAGCCCGAGGCAAAGCAGGAGGGCAGCTGGCTCCAGCAACAGATGCCAAACGGCTACGGGCCAGTGTTCGCCATCTGGCTCCAgacgcccgacgacgcccgccgcctcccgtCCAAGCTTGGCCTGTTCCACCACGCCACATcactcggcggcgtcgagtcgCTCATCGAGTGGCGCGCCCTGTCTGACGAGAAgatcgacgagcgcgtcctccgcGTCAGTGTTGGGGTTGAGGACTTGGAGGACCTCCAGGCGGACTTGCTGGCCGGGTTTGAGGCGCTACGGAGGTAG
- the CG12259 gene encoding Protein FAM50 — protein sequence MVAGHPEESLPALFYTKQREREAAEHQRQKEALLKDSQKDHTASRFTTVAEAIDERLKTSTIGLVTLEDFQKTRDELEEEQRRIAAKTAADKIQNAKKAKRDKKKDRAKLSFALDEEEDEGAASSAGDKRSREASEGLLKHPSPQLTPADPAAKKKKLSKNPDVDTSFLPDRVREAKEMEEREELRKVWIEEQGRIKDEDIEITYSYWDGSGHRKVVDCKKGDSIAAFLGKCRTQVPELRGVSIDNLMYIKEDLIIPHHYTFYDFIINKARGKSGPLFNFDVHDDVRLLADATKEKDESHAGKVVERSWYHRHKHIFPASRWEVYDPDKDYGTYKIA from the exons atgGTAGCGGGCCATCCAGAGGAGAGCCTTCCGGCCTTGTTCTACACCAAGCAGCGGGAGCGGGAGGCT GCTGAGCACCAGAGACAGAAGGAAGCCCTCCTGAAG GACTCGCAGAAGGACCACACGGCCTCACGGTTCACCACAGTTGCCGAAGCCATTGATGAACGTCTCAAGACCTCCACCATCGGTCTCGTGACCCTCGAGGACTTCCAGAAGacccgcgacgagctcgaggaggaacAGCGGAGGATTGCAGCTAAGACGGCGGCCGATAAGAT CCAGAAcgcgaagaaggccaagcgGGATAAGAAGAAGGATCGGGCCAAGCTCTCATTCGCcttggacgaggaggaagacgagggtGCCGCCTCCTCAGCCGGCGACAAGCGCTCACGAGAGGCTTCAGAAGGTCTGCTGAAACATCCCTCGCCCCAGCTGACTCCAGCAGACCccgcggccaagaagaagaagctcTCCAAGAaccccgacgtcgacacctcGTTCCTCCCCGaccgcgtgcgcgaggccaaggagatggaggagcgcgaggagctaCGCAAGGTCTGGATCGAGGAGCAAGGGCGGATAAAGGACGAGGATATCGAGATCACCTACTCGTACTGGGACGGCAGTGGGCACCGCAAGGTGGTTGAC TGCAAGAAGGGCGACTCGATCGCTGCTTTCCTTGGCAAGTGCCGCACCCAGGTccccgagctgcgcggcgtgagCATAGACAACCTGATGTACATCAAG GAGGACCTCATCATCCCACAT CATTACACCTTCTACGATTTCATCATCAACAAGGCGCGCGGCAAGTCGGGCCCGCTGTTCAACTTTGACGTACATGACGACGTGcggctgctcgccgacgccacgaAAGAGAAGGACGAGTCGCATGCCGGCAAGGTTGTCGAGCGGTCGTGGTATCACCGCCACAAgcat ATCTTCCCTGCATCACGCTGGGAGGTGTACGACCCCGACAAGGACTATGGAACCTAC AAAATCGCCTAA
- the GSP1_1 gene encoding GTP-binding nuclear protein GSP1/Ran, which translates to MSGEEVAATFKMVLCGYAYSMLLVTPLANHLLLCSSQPTGKHSLILAQTTFVKRHLTGEFEKKYIATLGVEVHPLKFHTSYGTICFNVWDTAGQEKFGGLRDGYYIQGQCGIIMFDVTSRITYKNVPNWHRDLERVCENIPIVLCGNKVDVKERKVKTGNVTFHRKKNLQYFEISAKSNYNFEKPFLWLARKLVGNQSLEFVAAPALAPPEVEVDPALMAKYQAELDTALNAPLPDEDDADL; encoded by the exons ATGTCCGGTGAAGAGGTTGCTGCTACCTTCAAGATGGTCCTCTGCG GGTACGCATACTCAATGCTCCTCGTGACGCCCCTTGCTAACCATCTGCTCCTCTGCTCCTCACAACCCACAGGCAAG CATTCACTGATCCTCGCTCAGACCACCTTCGTCAAGCGCCACCTTACTG GCGAGTTCGAGAAGAAGTACATTG CCACCCTTGGTGTCGAGGTCCACCCTCTGAAATTCCACACCTCTTAC GGCACCATCTGCTTCAACGTCTGGGACACTGCCGGCCAGGAGAAGTTCGGTGGTCTCCGTGACGGCTACTACATCCAGGGCCAGTGTGGTATCATCATGTTCGACGTTACCTCGCGTATCACCTACAAGAACGTCCCCAACTGGCACCGTGACCTCGAGCGTGTCTGCGAGAACATCCCCATTGTTCTCTGCGGCAACAAGGTCGACGTCAAGGAGCGCAAGGTCAAGACTGGCAACGTCACCTTCCACCGCAAGA AGAACCTCCAGTACTTCGAGATCTCGGCCAAGTCGAAC TACAACTTCGAGAAGCCCTTCCTTTGGCTCGCCcgcaagctcgtcggcaaccaGTCGCTCGAGTTCGTTGCCGCCCCTGCCCTCGCCCCCCctgaggtcgaggttgacccCGCCCTCATGGCCAAGTACCAGGCGGAGCTCGACACTGCCCTCAACGCACCCCTCCCCGATGAG gacgacgccgacctctAG
- the GSP1_1 gene encoding GTP-binding nuclear protein spi1 translates to MSGEEVAATFKMVLCGDGGTGTHTQCSSQGTSHERGDLLVEHSLILAQTTFVKRHLTGEFEKKYIATLGVEVHPLKFHTSYGTICFNVWDTAGQEKFGGLRDGYYIQGQCGIIMFDVTSRITYKNVPNWHRDLERVCENIPIVLCGNKVDVKERKVKTGNVTFHRKKNLQYFEISAKSNYNFEKPFLWLARKLVGNQSLEFVAAPALAPPEVEVDPALMAKYQAELDTALNAPLPDEDDADL, encoded by the exons ATGTCCGGTGAAGAGGTTGCTGCTACCTTCAAGATGGTCCTCTGCGGTGACGGTGGTACC GGTACGCATACTCAATGCTCCTC GCAAGGTACGTCACACGAGAGGGGCGATTTGTTGGTGGAGCATTCACTGATCCTCGCTCAGACCACCTTCGTCAAGCGCCACCTTACTG GCGAGTTCGAGAAGAAGTACATTG CCACCCTTGGTGTCGAGGTCCACCCTCTGAAATTCCACACCTCTTAC GGCACCATCTGCTTCAACGTCTGGGACACTGCCGGCCAGGAGAAGTTCGGTGGTCTCCGTGACGGCTACTACATCCAGGGCCAGTGTGGTATCATCATGTTCGACGTTACCTCGCGTATCACCTACAAGAACGTCCCCAACTGGCACCGTGACCTCGAGCGTGTCTGCGAGAACATCCCCATTGTTCTCTGCGGCAACAAGGTCGACGTCAAGGAGCGCAAGGTCAAGACTGGCAACGTCACCTTCCACCGCAAGA AGAACCTCCAGTACTTCGAGATCTCGGCCAAGTCGAAC TACAACTTCGAGAAGCCCTTCCTTTGGCTCGCCcgcaagctcgtcggcaaccaGTCGCTCGAGTTCGTTGCCGCCCCTGCCCTCGCCCCCCctgaggtcgaggttgacccCGCCCTCATGGCCAAGTACCAGGCGGAGCTCGACACTGCCCTCAACGCACCCCTCCCCGATGAG gacgacgccgacctctAG
- the GSP1_1 gene encoding GTP-binding nuclear protein GSP1/Ran, which translates to MSGEEVAATFKMVLCGYAYSMLLVTPLANHLLLCSSQPTGKTTFVKRHLTGEFEKKYIATLGVEVHPLKFHTSYGTICFNVWDTAGQEKFGGLRDGYYIQGQCGIIMFDVTSRITYKNVPNWHRDLERVCENIPIVLCGNKVDVKERKVKTGNVTFHRKKNLQYFEISAKSNYNFEKPFLWLARKLVGNQSLEFVAAPALAPPEVEVDPALMAKYQAELDTALNAPLPDEDDADL; encoded by the exons ATGTCCGGTGAAGAGGTTGCTGCTACCTTCAAGATGGTCCTCTGCG GGTACGCATACTCAATGCTCCTCGTGACGCCCCTTGCTAACCATCTGCTCCTCTGCTCCTCACAACCCACAGGCAAG ACCACCTTCGTCAAGCGCCACCTTACTG GCGAGTTCGAGAAGAAGTACATTG CCACCCTTGGTGTCGAGGTCCACCCTCTGAAATTCCACACCTCTTAC GGCACCATCTGCTTCAACGTCTGGGACACTGCCGGCCAGGAGAAGTTCGGTGGTCTCCGTGACGGCTACTACATCCAGGGCCAGTGTGGTATCATCATGTTCGACGTTACCTCGCGTATCACCTACAAGAACGTCCCCAACTGGCACCGTGACCTCGAGCGTGTCTGCGAGAACATCCCCATTGTTCTCTGCGGCAACAAGGTCGACGTCAAGGAGCGCAAGGTCAAGACTGGCAACGTCACCTTCCACCGCAAGA AGAACCTCCAGTACTTCGAGATCTCGGCCAAGTCGAAC TACAACTTCGAGAAGCCCTTCCTTTGGCTCGCCcgcaagctcgtcggcaaccaGTCGCTCGAGTTCGTTGCCGCCCCTGCCCTCGCCCCCCctgaggtcgaggttgacccCGCCCTCATGGCCAAGTACCAGGCGGAGCTCGACACTGCCCTCAACGCACCCCTCCCCGATGAG gacgacgccgacctctAG
- the cox20 gene encoding Cytochrome c oxidase assembly protein cox20, mitochondrial — MSDEQKPPSKPALNIPKGNSPISPDAQQPVDEPLSGNWWQDFKKAFKMINVKDDFEHMGQWPCVRNALMYGIAGGAGIGAVRFLGSRRVHSAGSWAVATFIATSIGTRELCESQRRKELANMRMIQEKFPHRHVSHLKRKGEEWTPPKDE, encoded by the exons ATGTCCGACGAACAAAAGCCGCCAAGCAAACCCGCACTCAACATTCCAAAGGGCAACAGCCCCATCTCGCCAGACGCACAACAGCCAGTGGACGAGCCGCTGTCCGGCAACTGGTGGCAGGACTTCAAGAAGGCCTTCAAG ATGATCAATGTCAAGGACGACTTTGAGCACATGGGCCAGTGGCCATGCGTGCGCAACGCGCTCATGTACGGCAttgcaggcggcgcaggcatcggcgcggtgcgctTCCTCGGTTCGCGGC GCGTCCATTCGGCAGGCAGCTGGGCAGTCGCGACGTTCATCGCCACCTCCATCGGTACACG TGAACTCTGCGAGAGCCAGAGGAGAAAGGAGTTGGCCAACATGCGCATGATTCAAGAGAAGTTCCCCCATCGACATGTCAGCCACCTCAAGCGCAAGGGAGAAGAGTGGACACCGCCCAAGGACGAGTAG
- the COG2 gene encoding Conserved oligomeric Golgi complex subunit 2 codes for MATENGDSAPSPAATVTRSPRASTSTIGHSLDLPSLLPLSHQHPLLTAQEYDVDAFLLSRIHIPLDELRAELRAYLGVLREELVQLINDDYEEFISLGTGLRGEGERLKGLQRPLTGLRGQVEIVRDVLKDHQNAVQAQLDERSALREEKALLELLQRLFETLARAEALETVGDDTERPKVVQRLAGEYTQLVYLRNKARAEGCKVAETASPRIDALRTRLSHDLASILTAALGARDEPRIKQCLRTYDLIEGWREAEDVVRSLVHEFCARTITASALVVPPSPTAPETPAASKAIDRPHRLTGASLLDGLYNRVLAQVETYTPLIAIAHSVSTEFDFFSKVLWPEIGTAVVDNLGHVIFSAGRPDELYKHYTTTHRFLTIFEGHAPTADAVIAMRESRTYITFERRWQLPVYFQLRWKEIVSTFENALVASATSPQRPSTSAVSSPRVSGATGWALPQSEAAWNAFKQCWAPEIYLPELSHRFWRLSLQILSRYGSWLSATLATYKVGDDEAAQAQEDAVLRFAASAIADIDQLTARIGDLALLADLGLSVPFPASLSTQPYAERIVAVLQRRCAEPLKLVKTVASQFRATAARPNAAVTASHFIPTILKPLNLFFEPRPTLREKYQAAWSVLVVDHVLSNYASILASVRKTEDLLRRHRGARRPGFSLFGNAGVPGTPDAEEGRFKTQMLADVNALADDARKLGVSVDDLGSWLELKEVVERPSGEQ; via the exons ATGGCGACTGAGAACGGGGacagcgcgccgtccccaGCGGCCACAGtgacgcggtcgccgcgcgcgtcaacgtcgaccatcggccactcgctcgacctgccctCGCTCCTGCCCCTCTCGCACCAGCACCCCCTGCTCACGGCACAAGAGTACGACGTGGACGCGTTTCTGCTGTCGCGCATCCACatcccgctcgacgagctacgtgccgagctgcgcgcgtaTCTCGGTgtcctgcgcgaggagctcgtccaGCTCATCAACGACGACTACGAGGAGTTTATCTCCCTCGGCACCGGactgcgcggcgagggcgagcggtTGAAGGGGCTCCAGCGGCCACTGACTGGACTGAGGGGGCAGGTTGAG ATCGTTCGCGACGTTCTCAAGGACCACCAGAATGCCGTCcaggcgcagctcgacgagcgctcAGCACTGAGAGAAGAGaaggcgctcctcgagctcctgcaGCGCCTGTTCGAGACGTtggcccgcgccgaggcccttgagACCGttggcgacgacacggagcGGCCAAAGGTCgtgcagcgcctcgcgggGGAGTACACGCAGCTCGTTTACCTGCGCAacaaggcgcgcgccgaggggtgCAAGGtggccgagacggcgtcCCCGCGgatcgacgcgctgcggACGCGGCTGAGCCACGACCTGGCGTCAATACTCAcggctgcgctcggcgcgcgcgacgagccgcgcATCAAGCAGTGCCTCCGGACATATGACCTCATCGAGGGctggcgcgaggccgaggacgttgtgcgctcgctcgtgcaCGAGTTTTGCGCGCGCACCATCACTGCttcggcgctggtggtgccCCCGTCCCCGACGGCTCCAGAGACGCCTGCCGCGAGCAAGGCAATCGACAGGCCTCACAGGCTCACGGGCGCGTCCTTACTCGACGGGTTGTACAACCGCGTCCTGGCCCAGGTCGAAACGTACACGCCTTTGATTGCCATCGCGCATTCGGTGTCAACAGAGTTTGACTTCTTCTCCAAGGTCTTGTGGCCCGAGATCGGGAccgctgtcgtcgacaacctcgGCCATGTCATCTTCTCTGCTGGTCGGCCAGACGAGCTGTACAAGCActacaccaccacgcaccgGTTCCTGACCATCTTTGAGGGTCATGCGCCAACGGCCGACGCGGTGATCGCCATGCGTGAGAGCAGGACGTACATCACGTTTGAGCGCCGGTGGCAGTTGCCAGTCTACTTCCAGCTGCGGTGGAAGGAGATTGTGTCCACGTTTGAGAACGCCCTCGTTGCAAGCGCGACATCGCCCCAACGACCATCAACATCCGCAGTGTCGTCACCAAGAGTATCGGGTGCGACCGGATGGGCACTGCCTCAGAGCGAAGCGGCGTGGAACGCGTTCAAGCAGTGCTGGGCTCCCGAGATCTACCTGCCCGAACTTTCCCACCGGTTCTGGCGACTGAGCCTGCAGATTCTGTCGCGGTACGGTTCGTGGCTGAGCGCCACCCTGGCAACAtacaaggtcggcgacgacgaggcggcgcaggcgcaggaggACGCCGTGCTGCGGTTCGCGGCATCGGCGATTGCGGATATCGACCAGCTCACGGCGCGGATCGGCGACTTGGCACTGCTGGCCGACCTGGGCCTATCAGTGCCATTCCCAGCGTCGCTATCAACGCAGCCGTATGCCGAGCGTATCGTGGCCGTGCTGCAGCGACGCTGTGCCGAGCCACTCAAACTCGTGAAAACCGTCGCGTCTCAATTCCGCGCTACAGCCGCTCGACCCAACGCGGCGGTCACTGCGTCGCATTTCATTCCGACAATCCTCAAGCCCCTCAACCTCTTCTTTGAGCCACGGCCCACGCTGCGGGAAAAGTACCAGGCAGCATGGAGTGTGCTCGTGGTCGACCACGTGTTGTCCAACTATGCGTCCATCCTCGCGTCGGTCCGCAAGACTGAGGACCTTCTGCGGCGGCACCGTGGCGCCCGCAGACCAGGCTTCTCATTGTTTGGCAACGCGGGCGTTCCCGgcacgcccgacgccgaggaggggcgTTTCAAGACGCAGATGCTGGCGGACGTGAATGCGCTGgcagacgacgcgcgcaagctcggcgtgagcgtcgacgacctgggcTCGTggctcgagctcaaggaggtggtggagCGGCCCTCTGGCGAGCAGTAG
- the COG2 gene encoding uncharacterized protein, translated as MCVTTALIQLTRLTLSSNYHPHPRPTMITIPPQIINQLPLSQGVLASLYAEYGGVPVPLGKGVLEEGLDLTDMLLESPVTGDELKAEAKAFQDDLLEHGDDWAKVRKNTGATNPLYKILIEMQKEIQTLRHDMKAVLDRLDAADEAKYNDARRLVGLPPVKYRHWSEHAASKVPGFSTPTSVERLSVEELCISLEDYLGEEVSEEVPRETLVRALKLAAGLEH; from the exons atgtgtgt CACCACAGCACTCATACAACTCACTCGACTTACTCTAAGCTCGAActaccacccccacccccgccccaccaTGATCACCATCCCGCCCCAGATCATCAACCAGCTCCCCCTGTCGCAGGGTGTCCTGGCGTCCCTCTACGCCGAgtacggcggcgtgcccgtcccgctcggcaagggcgtgctcgaggagggcctcgacCTGACCGACATGCTGCTCGAGAGCCCCGTgacgggcgacgagctcaaggccgaggccaaggcgttccaggacgacctgctcgagcacggcgatg ACTGGGCAAAGGTCCGCAAAAACACGGGCGCCACGAACCCGCTGTACAAGATCCTTATCGAGATGCAGAAGGAGATCCAGACGCTCCGGCACGACATGAAGGCGGttctcgaccgcctcgacgcggccgacgaggcaaAGTACAATGACGCGaggcggctcgtcggcctcccGCCAGTCAAGTACCGCCACTGgagcgagcacgcggcgAGCAAGGTGCCG GGCTTCTCTACCCCCACGTCGGTCGAGCGCCTGTCGGTCGAAGAGCTGTGTATCTCGCTCGAAGACTACCTCGGCGAAGAGGTGTCCGAGGAGGTGCCCCGCGAGAcgctggtgcgcgcgctcaagctcgccgcggggCTGGAGCACTAA
- the Cyp4f14 gene encoding Leukotriene-B4 omega-hydroxylase 3, which translates to MSAAMLALPGLGTHLADLSGAHVVIALLLVLLSSLYLLHRNQRRSALSNLPGPPSASWVLGNAGEMLLSGEPGTAAARWLAEHGGTISYASLLGTRGLATTDLVALAHITRNAYEFVKPRNANALLGSILGDGILTAEGSAHRRQRRVLNPAFGPGTVRAFVPAFLDTTRTLARKWAGVLENGTRASYTLAKEEDKVPGAAKIDVLRGMNELTLDVLGTTVFGVDFGALADNGTRHELAQAYGDMAAAAYRLDPLALAETQWGVLKLIPSKRRRMVQRAHATAARHGAQLLSDARAALAAESKGGDGDSARRKDLLSLLLRANTDAELRADQRLSDDEVLAQMTTFLFAGHETTAGVLAFALARLAEHQGVQDKLFAEVEGVGDEPDHDTLNALPYLDAFVREVLRLDGPVTEILREPARDVELPLASPVVGRDGRTMASIHLRKGDEIYIPIYSVNRSEAVWGDDAKLFNPERHVAAAAAKGPGAKVPGVWGNLLSFYGGARNCVGYRFAVVEMKAILFVLVRSFAFAPLPSRPRVRRDWMIVVRPVVEGEEGFGPQMPLLVTARE; encoded by the exons ATGTCCGCCGCGATGCTGGCACTACCAGGGCTGGGCACGCACCTCGCGGACCTCTCCGGCGCCCATGTCGTCATCGCGCTactgctcgtgctcctcagCTCGCTCTACCTCCTCCACCGCAAccagcggcgcagcgcgctgTCCAACCTCCCcgggccgccgagcgcgtctTGGGTGCTAGGCAACGCGGGGGAGATGCTCCTCTCCGGGGAGCCgggcacggccgccgcgcgctggctggccgagcacggcggcacGATCTCGTACGCCTCTCTGCTCGGGACGCGGGGGCTGGCCACCACCGACctggtcgcgctggcgcacATCACGCGCAACGCGTACGAGTTTGTCAAGCCGCGCAATGCGAACGCGCTCCTCGGGAGCATCTTGGGCGACGGCATCCTCACTGCCGAAGGCTCGGCAcatcggcggcagcggcgcgtgctCAACCCCGCGTTCGGGCCGGGCACGGTGCGCGCGTTCGTGCCCGCGTTcctcgacacgacgcggacgctcgcgcgcaagtgggcgggcgtgctcgagaacgggacgcgcgcgtcgtacACCCTCGCTaaggaggaggacaaggtgCCCGGCGCGGCCAAGATCGACGTCCTGCGCGGCATGAACGAGCTGAccctcgacgtgctcggcacGACGGTGTTTGGCGTCGACTttggcgcgctggccgacAACGGCACGcgccacgagctcgcgcaggcgtacggcgacatggcggcggccgcgtaccgcctcgacccgctcgcgctcgccgagacgcAGTGGGGGGTGCTCAAGCTCATC CCGAGTAAACGCCGGCGCATGgtgcagcgagcgcacgccacggcggcgcggcacggcgcccAGCTGCTCTCAGACGCGcgggccgcgctcgcggcagagagcaagggcggcgacggcgacagcgcaCGCCGCAAGGAcctcctctcgctcctcctccgcgccaacacggacgccgagctgcgcgccgaccagcggctaagcgacgacgaggtgctcgcgcaGATGACGACGTTCCTGTTCGCGGGGcacgagacgacggcgggggtgTTGGCGTTTgcgctggcgcggctggcggagCATCAGGGGGTGCAGGACAAGCTGtttgccgaggtcgagggggtgggtgacgaGCCGGACCA CGACACGCTCAACGCCCTGCCTTacctcgacgcgttcgtGCGCGAGGTCCTGCGCCTCGACGGACCCGTGACCGAGATCCTGCGCGAGCCAgcccgcgacgtcgagctcccCCTCGCGTCGCCAGTGGtggggcgcgacggccgcacAATGGCATCGATACACCTGCGCAAGGGCGACGAGATCTACATCCCGATCTACAGCGTCAACCGGTCGGAAGCGGTGTGGGGGGATGACGCGAAGCTGTTCAACCCGGAACGGCAtgtcgcggccgcggcggcgaagggGCCAGGGGCCAAGGTGCCCGGCGTGTGGGGCAACCTGCTCTCGTTCTACGGCGGGGCACGGAACTGCGT AGGGTACCGCTTCGCCGTGGTCGAGATGAAGGCCATCCTGTTTGTGCTGGTGCGCAGCTTTGCGTTCGCGCCCCtcccgtcgcggccgcgggtGAGGCGCGACTGGATGATTGTTGTGCGGCCTGTtgtggagggcgaggaggggttCGGGCCGCAGATGCCGCTGCTggtgacggcgcgcgagtag